A genome region from Chelonia mydas isolate rCheMyd1 unplaced genomic scaffold, rCheMyd1.pri.v2 scaffold_95_arrow_ctg1, whole genome shotgun sequence includes the following:
- the LOC119565057 gene encoding PHD finger protein 24-like isoform X1: MCEICEVWTAESLFPCRVCTRVYHDGCLRRMGFLHHSSAVEVTETAHTETGWSCYYCDNLNLLLTEEEMYSLMETFQQCKIIPETCLMQDSFLHYKHLVHKRHFERPMSEEQEERAALQFSALDPDKKGHVEWPDFLSHESIVLLQKLRPQNSLLRLLTAKERERARATFLPLNQDGQGLISEGECRRAQHTWFRKHQKEAPSCNVSISHVGPMSESSPASSGSSQSQEKTLLGTEQEESSRLVDWPTFLKESVIYILAARPNSTAIHLKPLA; this comes from the exons ATGTGCGAGATCTGCGAGGTGTGGACGGCGGAGAGCCTGTTCCCCTGCAGGGTGTGCACCCGGGTCTACCACGACGGCTGTCTGCGTCGCATGGGCTTCCTGCACCACAGCAGCGCCGTGGAGGTGACGGAGACGGCGCACACCGAGACGGGCTGGAGCTGCTACTACTGC GATAACCTCAACCTCCTGCTGACGGAAGAGGAGATGTACAGCCTGATGGAGACCTTCCAGCAATGCAAGATCATCCCCG AGACCTGCCTGATGCAGGACAGTTTCCTGCACTATAAGCACCTGGTCCACAAGCGCCACTTCGAGAGGCCGATGAGCGAGGAGCAGGAGGAGCGAGCTGCCCTGCAGTTCTCCGCGCTGGACCCCGACAAGAAGGGCCACGTCGAGTGGCCGGATTTCCTCTCCCACGAGTCCATCGTGCTGCTGCAGAAACTCCGGCCACAG AATTCCCTGCTTCGGCTACTGACAGCCAAGGAGCGGGAGCGGGCGCGAGCCACCTTCCTGCCCCTCAACCAGGACGGCCAGGGGCTGATCAGCGAGGGCGAGTGCCGGAGAGCCCAGCACACGTGGTTTCGGAAGCACCAGAAGGAGGCCCCGTCCTGCAATGTCAG CATCAGCCACGTGGGGCCCATGTCGGAGAGCAGCCCAGccagcagtggcagcagccagagccaggagaAGACCCTGCTGGGCACAGAGCAGGAGGAATCCAG CAGGCTTGTCGACTGGCCGACCTTCCTGAAAGAGAGCGTCATCTACATCCTCGCCGCCCGCCCCAACAGCACCGCCATCCACCTGAAGCCCCTGGCGTAG
- the LOC119565057 gene encoding PHD finger protein 24-like isoform X2 encodes MCEICEVWTAESLFPCRVCTRVYHDGCLRRMGFLHHSSAVEVTETAHTETGWSCYYCDNLNLLLTEEEMYSLMETFQQCKIIPETCLMQDSFLHYKHLVHKRHFERPMSEEQEERAALQFSALDPDKKGHVEWPDFLSHESIVLLQKLRPQNSLLRLLTAKERERARATFLPLNQDGQGLISEGECRRAQHTWFRKHQKEAPSCNVSISHVGPMSESSPASSGSSQSQEKTLLGTEQEESRLVDWPTFLKESVIYILAARPNSTAIHLKPLA; translated from the exons ATGTGCGAGATCTGCGAGGTGTGGACGGCGGAGAGCCTGTTCCCCTGCAGGGTGTGCACCCGGGTCTACCACGACGGCTGTCTGCGTCGCATGGGCTTCCTGCACCACAGCAGCGCCGTGGAGGTGACGGAGACGGCGCACACCGAGACGGGCTGGAGCTGCTACTACTGC GATAACCTCAACCTCCTGCTGACGGAAGAGGAGATGTACAGCCTGATGGAGACCTTCCAGCAATGCAAGATCATCCCCG AGACCTGCCTGATGCAGGACAGTTTCCTGCACTATAAGCACCTGGTCCACAAGCGCCACTTCGAGAGGCCGATGAGCGAGGAGCAGGAGGAGCGAGCTGCCCTGCAGTTCTCCGCGCTGGACCCCGACAAGAAGGGCCACGTCGAGTGGCCGGATTTCCTCTCCCACGAGTCCATCGTGCTGCTGCAGAAACTCCGGCCACAG AATTCCCTGCTTCGGCTACTGACAGCCAAGGAGCGGGAGCGGGCGCGAGCCACCTTCCTGCCCCTCAACCAGGACGGCCAGGGGCTGATCAGCGAGGGCGAGTGCCGGAGAGCCCAGCACACGTGGTTTCGGAAGCACCAGAAGGAGGCCCCGTCCTGCAATGTCAG CATCAGCCACGTGGGGCCCATGTCGGAGAGCAGCCCAGccagcagtggcagcagccagagccaggagaAGACCCTGCTGGGCACAGAGCAGGAGGAATCCAG GCTTGTCGACTGGCCGACCTTCCTGAAAGAGAGCGTCATCTACATCCTCGCCGCCCGCCCCAACAGCACCGCCATCCACCTGAAGCCCCTGGCGTAG